The region ttctccctcttccctgctgcTTCTTCCGCAGCCTTTGGTCAGCTCTCCCAAGAGCCACCAGAGTGACCTTCCAAATTGGGATCAGATCATAGTGTTCCCCTGATGGAGCTCTGCAAGAGCTTTCCATCCCAGTTGGAATAAAGTCCAGACATCCTGGGCTGTGCTGCACgctcctgcctggcctggcccctgcaCACCTGTGCAGCTTGTCTCGGTGCACTCTCACTTTCTCCCTGTGCCCAGCCACTCTGCTGTCCCTCTTTCTGTCCCACAGCCAAGCCAAGCTTCCTCCCTCGccaggcctttgcacttgctgtcctCTCCCCCAGTCCTCTCATTCCTCCTCATTGTTTAGCTTCTGCTCACCCATATCGCCCTCTTGGAGGGGCCTTCCCTGTTTATCCTACCTAAAATGGGACCCTGTTCCGTCCCCCCTCTCCCCTTTACCTGCCTCATTGTCTTCTTAGCACCAACTGCTATCTGAGCATGTGTCTTTATTTATCATCTTATTTAACCTGTTTCTGCTGCCAGAATGGAGCTTCCGTAATGGTTAGGACCTTTTTGTTTACTGCCCTCTTCTCAGTGCctgaatagtgcctggcatgtaaaaGGCACTCAGTAtagcaatgaatgaatgatgctgAGAGACGGGGGAAGAGCAGCACTGTGAGACAGAGCAGAGAATGTAGGGCCAAGCCAAAAGCCATGCATTCTTTTCTCGTCTGGGCTTCtactctgtgatcttgggcaagtcactgaacctctctgggcctccattgaCCATTGATGACAGGGTGGGCAAACTTTTCTATAAAAGTCCAGATATTAATGTTTGCCATGCAGTCCCTATAATAACTTTGCCCTTACCTGGCAAGGGAGAAACTCAGTATgtaatgaatgggcatggctgtgttccaatgaaacttCATTTGTAAAAACAATAGGCTGGATTTGGCCGTTGGGCTGAAGTTTGCTAACCTCTGTGTGATTTTCAGAATCCTTCTTTAATATTCTGGGATTTCTTGCTTTGCTTTTGGCATCAGATTAAAGAAATTATAGGTAACTTCAGAGAGAGGCCCTATAGCAACCAATCTCAACAACAGCGGTATTTGCTAAAGCAGAAAGGATACTCTTAGGGAATATTTGTAGCTAtcaaacaaagagagaaaaatattccaaGGCAAGACAGCCATGCCTCCAATTGGATCACACTTGAAAATTAGAGTTTGGTGCCATTTGGGCGTTGAGTAGTTTGTTATTCAGGTGGTGAttgaattttctcttccttaaaggCATATTCCCAGAAAAGTAACTTCATGTTGTATTAgttaaacaaatggaaagttaTCTCTATGCATCATATCTGTAGATAAATTTAAatactcaaaattttaaacacCTCTAATGACTCACTTGCCTCTTTTGCCATACCATGAAATGACATTGGTGTGAAAAAGCTTAAATCCACCCCTTGCATGCTCCTCAACATTCCTTCTAATGCCGACGACAGATGAGGTTCATCCTGAGCTGGTAACACACAGATGGGGGTTTCCAAGGAGACATTACTGACCTTTATAGATAAATTTCTCCAGCCAGAGTTTAAGACCACGCAAGTGGCAATTGCATTTCCAGAGATTGTCCTTGAGAAATAAAAGCCTCACACGGGGCATGGATTCTAGGAGAGCTCCATCAAGCTGTTGAAGCTGATTTTGCTGAACTGCAAATATGGTTAGGTTCTCCCAAGGCTTGCCCAGGGATGTGGGAAGGTGGCTTATGTTGTTTGATGATAAATCAAGCTCCCTCAGCTGGGAGAGGGAATGGAAAAGTCTGCTTTCCAGGGAAGGCAAAGCATTCTGGCTTAAATTTAAAACCTGCAAGTGCTGAAGTCCATCGAAAGCTTGAGGGGCCAGACTCGAAAGGGAGTTGTTGGACAAGTTTAAGGTCATGAGCCATGGCACTGACCTAAATGCAAAAGCAGGAAGCTGATGTATCTGGTTGTCTTGTAAGTGAAGCGTTCGAGTCTGAGGAGGTAAATCTGAAGGGATTTCAGCCAGATCCTGCTGACTGCAGTCTACAAAGTCTGAGGATGTGTGACAGTGGCACTTGTCTGGGCAGCTGTGTGCCACCTGGAGTAGAACAATCACGCCTGAAAGCAGGAGCAGTTCACCTAcggcaaacagaaaaaaacaggGATAGGAGCCAGTTTGAGAGAAGTGGTAGCAgcatttttccccattgaattcaCAGGCGATGTGATTCTGAGCTCACCGTCTGTAGTAGTGTTGGGCTGGACTGAGTGCCGCCCCCCAGTCAATAATTATTGCAGTCTCTGTGCTGACTATTGTTGGAAGCCTTGGGAAGGGTACTTTCTCAGTGCCTCAGCAACCGAAAGATGGAAGATGTAGAGTGTCCAACGGGAAGGTGAAAGAAATCTTTTGGGGCACGTGCCTTTGTAGAGTAAAGCAGAATCATTTGGGGCCAGATATGTAGAAGAGTGATGGGGATTTCAGAcagtcacattttttaaaagtatgctgCAGAGCGGCACTGTCCAGTGAGACTTCTGCATTATGCAAtgtggaaatgttctgtatctgctATCCGATATGGGAGCCACTAGCCACGTGTGGCCACTGAGCTCTTGAAATTCTGCTACAGCAACCAAGGAACCACATTTGTACTTacatttaatttcaattaatttaaatttaaatagacacACGTGGCTAATGGTTACTATATTGGATAAGGCAGGTCTGAAACATTCCTGTAAATTGATGTccatctttgcagatgtaattccATGAATGATGACTATCTCTGCTGCTTTTGTAttcaagagatttttaaaatacagaagacattaataatagtataataaatacacatattcCTATAACACTTCTGCAAGTCATTCACAGGTTATCataattccttcattttttttcttataactcaAAGAAGCAGTTCATTACTTATGCAGTTGAACACCCTTTGATCAGTGGCTAACTCATGTTTTCCAACTGAGCTCCCTTTATTCCCACCATGACTGATGTATCCCTCCAGACATTTagaaataatagttaataatGACAACAGCAAATAACCATATATTAATGGCATGCATTTTGATCCCGGTACCACTCTAAGTGCTTCGTATATATATTGATCCTCATAACCTTATGAATATGATTGTGTTATTATCCCCATCTGAAAGGTGAGGAAACTAGGCACAGAAAAGCTGAATCActttgcccaagttcacacagatACTAAGTAGTAGAGCTGTGATTGGAGCCCAGGTTGTCTGCTTCCAGAGTCTGTCAGTTCTTATCCACTGTGCTCCACTGCCTGTagcatactctctctctctcactcactgtTTGGCATAGCAGTTTTTATAATGTAACACAAATACAATCATCAGCATGTTTCATTCTGCAATTTGCTGTATTCCCTCAAAACTTATCTACCCACATGAATACCTAGCAAGCTAATTCGTTCCTTTTAACTGCTATAGAGTATTCCATGATGAGACCAGCTACATGTCATATTTAATCCAGCTCCTTCCTGAGGGGCATTTGAGCTGTTCTAGTTGTTTTATTCATTATACATGGAGCTGCAAAGAGCATCCTTGTGCAGACCTCCTTGTCTGTTCAGGAACATGAGAGAAGGTCTCTGGAATCAAGAGGAATTTCCTTGTAGTGCTCAGAGAGGATGTTGAGTTTACATTTTCTTAGATACTGCTAGTAAATTCTCCAGAGTAGCTATATAACCATCCCTTCTTTTTTCCTGAGACTTGAATTGCAAAATATGGCAAACATTTGTCAAAGGCATCTTGTTAAATTGGTAGATGAATTCACAAGGTCACACGGTGATATTCAAAACTCAAAATAGTTATCTACTCACAATGAAAGCTCTTAAaagaggttttttgtttctttgcttgcttgcttttggCCTTACATAGAGAAGTGTGTGGTGTGGCTGTCAAATGCCTTTGAGCCTACTCCCCTCTGTTCTTGAATTCTCTACTGATGCTAACAGTGCTTTAGGGCTATAGGTAAGATGTTTGGAGAGCCTTCTGACAGAGATTCTTCTCAGTTTAATTTAGTTCAGGGATGCAGAACATCATAGtccctttcccctttccaaaATATGAAAGAGCAAAACCCTTGTTTTCCTGtctataattttacaaataatctAAATGACTCCTTTCAAAGCCAAAATGTCTTAATGAACCAACACCCCTCGCCCTTAGCTGTGGGGCTCAAGCATTAAATTAGCTGCAGAAAATCAATTCTTAAACCAGAGAACATGTTTCCCACAGAATCCACTAATCTATTAACAAAAGGCTTGTCTTTCTGAGATTGTAGCGATTTGCTCATTCGACCTTTGGTTCCACTCCCCCCACAAGGGGATGATATATGAACTCCACCTCCAAGCACCATGTTTGCTATGAAGTGGCCTGTGCCATGCCAACTGCATACCCACATCATGGCTACACACGTCTGTCTCCACCCCCTTCCTCTGCACACAACATGGCACTAACATACATCTTCCCATACAGAGGCATTTTTCACATCTATTTAGTCTTTTCAGAAAGATGACCTGAAAATAGATTTCCCACAGACCCCTTTCCTGAGCGGGATCCCATCCCTCTCCCGAGAACTCTTCTGAGGGGCATGGACCACAGCTCACCTTTCATGACTGGGTCTCCACAGGCGGCCTTGTGACTCTGTAGCCTCCTTTATTGGTGAGCCGATCAACAAACCGAGGGCATGACAAACTTGGAGCCctgcttttcattccttttttctgaATCCTGCTTCTGCTTCTCTTCAATGCAGAAAACAGTTGTCGCTTTCAAAAGGCCTTGTATTTAAGCAGTCCTTCCCCTTGTCTCCATCTGGCCGGGCTGGTTTCCATAAGAGGATCTTTGGATTGtgcccctttttctttcttaaagtagTGGCCTCCCTGAGCTCAACCCTGCCTTTCCCATCCAGACGACAGGCCACATAAAGAGTGTTTGTCAAACCCCAGTGAACAGCTGTAGCATTCAAACATGACCCCGATGGCTCGGCCTTTTTGATTATTTAATCTGCTTGAAGTCCAGGGCACCAAAATAACACTGCCTTCTTAATCCGCAGTGGCTCCTGAATTCTGTTGACTTATTAACCATGTGGTGTTAACCCTGTCGGGCCGGGGGTGCTGGGCGGGGCTCGCCACCGGGGTTCCCGCAGAAAGGCACCAGAGTGTGTGAGAGGAGGACAGACCGGCCGGCCAGAGCAGACGCGGGTCACGCAGGCCACTGCCTCGGCCATTGGAGGTGCATTCGGCCAGCATCCGTGGGGATTAGCTGTGTTGACAGGGTCTTGATGGCCTGAAATTCATAGCCGTGGCTTCCTTCAGTGGACGTCACAAGCTGCTTTCTGGGGCCACAAATACTTCTCGGCTGCCGCTTGCTTGTTTGCTCCTTACCCCACCCCCACGGCCACTGAACTGACCTTTCGGACAGCACGGCTTGAGAATACTTCTCAATCTTTCATCCCTGCCCCGGTGTGGGGGTCCTGGCCCTTTCTTCGTTTTTCACATATAAACAATAAAGCCGCCCCTCTGAGCACCGGCGTCAGTGAAGTGCGACTGTCCTCTAGTTCAAGCTGTTGGGAACTTTCCCGCCGGGACTGGAACCGTTTCTTTGAATGTGCACAGCCCCTGCCATTGCCGAGCGGGTTCAGTGCCTGCTGCCGCCCTTCTGCAACATGCAAAGTGCGCCGCGCGCCCGCGGTGCCGGGAGCGCGGCAGAGCCTCGCTCCTACGGAGGCAGCAAGTGGATGGCAGCCGCGGCCTCCGCGGTGGAATTCAGCAGTTGAGTgtgggctctggaatcagatgGGTCTGATTGGAATTTGAGCTCCGGCATGGCTCTGTCTCTGGGCAAGTGACTCGCCAGCGCCGAGCTCCACCTCTCACGTGGGGTAACGTAGCCCTTCCTTCCCCAGACTGTGCTCGAGGTTCATCCGGCAAGGCATGTCTTGGCCCAGCGTGTCTTCATGCATGTTGACAATCAGCCATGAGCATGCCCGCCAGGACTTGTATGCTGCAGCACTTGAAGGGTAACCTTGACctgaaggcaggagggaggtCCTGAGGGAGGGCCGTGAGGGCTGGCCCCTCATGCCACTCTCCTGGTACAAGGGCAAGAGGCTCCTTGCAAACGGATTTCAATAGCCTTTTGTGCTTTGGGGACCCCTTCCTCCTTTGGCCAGGCTCCTTCCCACCCACGGAACCCAGGATActcttcctgctccttcctgAAAGTCTGCTTTACCCAGCCTGGCATATTTTGTCCTTCTCTCCAACACTTTTTGGGCATCACAGATACAATGGGCAAAAGTGAGGTGCAGGTGACAAAGCAGGTCATGTAAGTggtttcttccctccttcctattTCTGTTTTCAGGTGCACAGAATTTAATAATCATTTCTTGACAACACATGGCCATCAGTGCCCCACGTGTAGCTTTCAGCCATCAATTCTTCATAACATAACAAACACCTGTGAACCTAAAGTTACCAGTAACTCATATCTACCTGTGTGTCGCTCTTTCCCGGgagtcagaaaacattttttgtgaaggccagatggtaaatattttagacgCTGagggccatacagtctctgttgcaacttcTCGGCTCTACAGTTGTAGTGTGAAAACAGCCAATGTGTTTCTCAGTGGAGAAGTTGAGAGAGGCCTAACTTGCTCCAcgtaagaaaaaagaatgaagaggaaatcTAGAaatgggcagaggctgggaaagatGAGTTGGTGGAAAGAGCTTGGGAAAGATGAGGGAGAGGGCGGCGATGGCTAAGGGCTTTGTCCGAGCACGGAAGGTGGAATGTAACGCTGCCTTCAGTCTCTCCACGAAAACTTCCATCAGGGCCACAATACTGGCCCAGGCTTTTGGACTGGACTCGTGCTTCCTATTATCTTGTTTTTATGAAAACTACATTCCAGACGGACTGAATTCAGCAGCGAGGAATATACCATCTGACTCAAACGTGGGTCACACCGTGATATTTATCATCTTATGTAGCAAGAGTTCTGGGCGTAGAGAATTTGGGGGCCATTAATTCAGCACGCCATGATGTCAAGGCTCTGGGGTGGTGTCCGCGGTTCTATCTGCCGTCCTGTCAATTGTCACAGGACGGCCTCATGCAACCAGCTCCACCAAAGCCGGGAGGAGGGAAGGTGTGTGTCTCCTTCGACTCCCCACCTTTTATCCGGGGAGGAGAATAGTGGCCAGATGACCCCTCTTTCCCCTCCTGGTGCCCTTTGGTCAGACTTGGCTTCTGTGTCCTCACTCATAGGATCAAGTGATATTTGCAAAGTGCGTGGCACAGGTCTGGTAGAGCAAGCAAACCATCAAAAGCGGCATCTCGTATAGCAGTGTGCAATTGTAGACCTCAAAGAGTCTGAGCTGGCTGCTCCCATCTAAAATGTGAAAGCCCAAGAAGCCCCACAGCAGATGGGTTCCTGGGAGCAGCTGCTGACAGCCCAAGGGGATTCTTTGGTTCTGTTTGACTCCTGCTGACTCTAACTGGCAGTTAAAAGATGGGCAGTGCACACATGGGCTGGAAGGCTCCCGGACATGTGGAAGGACTTTGGTTGCGAAAGCTGATTGATTTATTCCATCTGACCTCGGCCAAGAGAACAAAGGGAGGGTGTGTGAGGTGCATGCTAATGCAGGCAgagccttctctctccctccctcccttggtGAGCCAGAGCCCCAAGGTGGCAAGTCAACTATAAAGAGTAACTGAGGAGAGATGCTAAATGTCAGCTCAGGCCAAAGCCACTCCCCAGAAGAGAGGACTACACTGTGAAGGGCTCCTGGGACCACGACCTAGTGGGACCCCAGCTGCCCACCTAGGGACTGGCTTCAGGTACACCTTCAGAGTAATACCGTGGTCATCGTCACGTTGAGGTTTCAAGAATTTCCCAGCTCCTAAGATGTACTCTTTTGACCATTTTAAGtcagaatattttctaatgttttaagtAGATCTATTTACCAATTCACTTCccttgagtaaaaaaaaaaaaaaaatcaactattaTTAACCCTTAAAATTGACAGTGTCTTGAAACTCAGCATGTAATAACTCTTTCTTCCAGGCCATATTatatagctatttaaaaagaataagttaGAACTAAACATACCCATCTGGGAGGATATTCATAATAAATTGTTTAGTGAAATAAAGCAATTTGAATAGCAAATAtgtgatataatcccatttattctgcaaaaagaaaaaagttataggAGAAATTAACCCTACAAATGTGCATTGTTTTGTCTGAAGATGGACTCAGTAGTAGGGAAGGGCAGTCACCAAACTgataataatgattatttaagGGAAGGAGGCTCTGATTtaagaagaatagaaaattaactttttctgttcatacttctGTATATTCAACTTGCTACAACAAACATATTATGTCTATTTAAGTAGCTGGTAGAGACGCATTTCATTTACTGGAATATTTGAGATGGCTTGGCCTCTAGGGACTGGCTGAGTTGTATGTGTAAATATAGCGTGCCTAGGGTCTGTCTCCTCTCACGCAAGAAGCTTAGCCCCAAAGGTAAcctctgtctttctctgccaCAGTGTCTCTGCGTGTGACAAAACCTTATAACAAATATGAGCATTTGTCCCACCGTTAACATCTCCTTCGGTAAAGTCATGGCACAGTGCTCCTCCGTGCCGCTGGCAGGCCCCGCCCAGAGCATGTGCTGTGGTGATCTGACGCTGGGGAAGGCAGCCAGGCCTGGAGACAGCTGCAGCTCTGGAGAGCGGGGGCTCTTGGCACCACAGATCCGTGCAGAAATTTCGTTTGGTTATGGAGGAAATTTGGCATGAGAAGGCATGTGGATAATAGTGAAAATATTTCCCTGGGACTTGTGGATGACAAAATGGCATCCATGTATAAAGTTTGTACAGAGCTATTTAAAGCTTCAATGTTatcttccattttccttcttccttcctttcatccacccctcccttcctaccttccttccttccttttcttcctccctctctccctccttccttcctttcttcctctctctctctccagaccTCTCTCTTTGAACTTATTATAAGACTTATAGCAAGAACtctaggaatatattttgaaatgacaatcctatcaatcatttatttactgCTTACCATGGGCCAGATATTGCTAAGGATTTGCATTAGTTAAAATCATGCTAGCTATTGTCACAAATAAACCCCAAATCTCAGTAGTTTAACACAACAGTGTATTTATTGCTCTTGTCACAGTCTGGTTCAGGTTGGCAGGGTGCAGTCATTCAGGGCCCCAAGCTGCTTCTCTCTCTTGGGGCTGTGTCCTCCTCTTGGTTCTCAGAGCCCTCTCCATCGGCTGGCTGAtaggggaagaaaatgaagattagACACGGACAGGGCCAGGGAAAGGCGCTGAACACTTCTactcacattccattggccagaatGAAGTCACATGACCATGTCTAacagcaagggaggctgggaaatgaagTCTAGCAGTATGCCTTGGAAGAAGAGGAGACATAGCTGTTGGAGATCATTTGCAGTCTCTGCCTccacattttatttgctttatctcaCTTAAAGGTAACAACCTCTCTAGTCTCTACGCTTCAAATAatctcttttgtttcttcccaTAGTCTCTACAATACGCATATAGTAAGTTTATTAAATAGATATTGAGAGAATGAATTAGGGTGTTACtattacttttttgatataggttacaaaactgaggcacagagaagttaaggaacaATGAATATTCTGTGGAGTTTAATCTCTGTTTAGCAGGCTTCGAGTTGTCTGATAAAATTAGTGGATTAGTGGATCTCAAATAAAATCAGTGGAGTAATGGCATTGAAATGTATGCCCCAAGCCTCCCCTAAAGCTAAGCAAGACAGTGGCCAAAATGTTTGAGACTGCTTTTCTGAATCCACATGTCCTTAGGGCCTGGGACTGAGCTAGGTTCTGTGGGAACTAGAAAAGACAGAGCATGCTGGCTCTTAACCCTCAAGAGCTTACCAATCTATAAGGTGCTATTTCTCAATCTGTATTTATTATGTCAGAGTTGATGCTAATCTTCTCATCATCTTGAACCTGTTCCCCATGAGAAGACTGCACATGATTTTGTTTGCATGAGGTAGGATTTCCCTGACACTACCCAACCATCAGGGAACCAACTCTCAGAAGTCCTTGCTACGGAACTTCAGATGGCGGCAGAGGTAGACCTAGATGCATTTTTGCAGGTCCATCCTCCCTGCACTGTCAGGGTTAGAGGACATACAGACTTCCCCTTCCAAATCTTCCCAACTTTAGCCTTCCAGCCCTTGGCTTTCCTGCACACAGGACGTGTGTGAAGATAAAGACGCATTTCAGATAAGTATGATTGAAGGTAACTAGTGAGCTCACGCAGCTGTGGAGTGAACATAGGCAGATGCTGGCTGACATGAGCCTAATGAAGGAAACAAAAGGATCAAGAAACATGGCAGCTTAGGAAGCCTGGCCAAGGCCTCACGCTGACATGTTTTACTTAGATCTTTTGATTGGCTACTTTTGTTCCCACCCCAAGAATACAAATTGGAATCAAATTCATGTTCATGTTTGATTGTTTACTCGTGTTACACATAAAATGAGTGTTTTGTGCAGTTCTTCTTGGTgaagttttatttgcttttgtattcTATTACAACATGATAGTCCAGTTTCTGTAATAGATTACAAtgtatgtttcatatttttaagctATAGCTTAGTGTATGTATATTGTGATGCAGTAAGGAgtcctgttttacttttttctctttgaggtTTTCTCTCTATTAGTTCTTTGGTACACATAGcttgaaaatgttctggaaaacaCAATTGTCTTAAGCAAGACTTAGGTTGTAACCTACCAATTATACATCCTAAACTTTAGGAATCACTTTTGTGGATCCAGCTCCATCTGTCCTACATTTCATTTTAGCATAGTGTCCCTGCTATACACATGGAGTCTGGAGTGAAGCCATCTAGGCTCAAATACTGCCTCCAACATTTActggccatgtgaccttggacgagttatttaacctttctgattTTCCATTTCATCATCTGTGCAGAGAAACCCAGTTCACAGATTTGTGGGGAGGGTTAAACAATTTCTTAGACTGTAAGAATCTTAGCAAAAATAAGATGCCGTGGCACATAGCAATATATATTAGCTAGTGTCCTCTCTAGTATCCCATCTGTATGACCTGTAACAGCTAGACATTTAGCCTGTATCTGCTTGAATAGTTTGTTTGGAGCAAAAACAAGTGAGTTTAATACAAAGGAGCATCTTGCCTGTGGATACATACAGTGCACCATCTTTTTGGATTATAAAGCATGCGTGTTTAAGTGTGCTTGCCTAGAATCAAAGGCAGTCTCAGTGAATTTGTGCTCTGCATATCTCTTCTTGTCACCAAAAGAGCTCCACAAACAAAGGAAATTTTGTTGTGAGTGTCATGGGATTACAATCTTCATGTGG is a window of Microcebus murinus isolate Inina chromosome 1, M.murinus_Inina_mat1.0, whole genome shotgun sequence DNA encoding:
- the LRTM1 gene encoding leucine-rich repeat and transmembrane domain-containing protein 1, translated to MKGELLLLSGVIVLLQVAHSCPDKCHCHTSSDFVDCSQQDLAEIPSDLPPQTRTLHLQDNQIHQLPAFAFRSVPWLMTLNLSNNSLSSLAPQAFDGLQHLQVLNLSQNALPSLESRLFHSLSQLRELDLSSNNISHLPTSLGKPWENLTIFAVQQNQLQQLDGALLESMPRVRLLFLKDNLWKCNCHLRGLKLWLEKFIYKGGITDSVICRSPDTWKGKDLLKIPHELYRPCPPPAPDAGSPHTQQPSSAHGVVPRSPENHSSGGRDPLGCEFKPKPRPANLRHAIGTVIITGVACGVLCLMMLAAAVYGCTYAAITAQCPGRSAARAGEPGKTDRKELCDGSPA